The Nicotiana tomentosiformis chromosome 2, ASM39032v3, whole genome shotgun sequence genome includes the window ACCCTCTGCAAAGATCAACAACCATCTTTTCTGTCTCATTAATAAATTGTACCAGATTAACATGATTCTAAATGTATCATAGAATTGAATTTCCTTGAGTTGATGATCCAGGGTTGAGCCATGCATGCTGTTGCACCACAAAAATTGATGCAGTAGAAGAAAAGTCTGATGTCAGCAGCAGATCCCCAATCGACCCTAGCTCCGGGCAGTCGCTCCACTCATCTAACCCACCCTTCAGCGGCGAAAAGAACCCCAATCCTCTTCCTACCACATAGAGATCAAAATCCTGATCTAGTGTTGCTATTATTTTCACTGTTTCTGCCCCATTACTAGACATCTCCTCTATATAAACAACTGAGCCATCATTCTGTACCTTGTGCCTAAACTCATTTACCAAAAGGTCATCAGCTTGCTTTTCAGCTTCAGCTCCCATTATGACGGAAAAATCTTCATCGTCATTTTGTGTTGAACCAGCTATAGCTCTACTTTCATCTAGAATAAACCTCAAAACTGTTAGACTTACCTTCGGATGTCTCGCCATGCGCAAAGCATAGGTCAAAGCCTCTCTGTCATCAGGCCCCCCTATAAAGATCATGGCAATTCTGCAACTCCTACTTATACCCTCATCTTTTTTAGTAGGTAACAATGTGCCAAAACCACGATCTACAAGAATACCAACAGTAGAAGGTGCATTtgctaaaatattattatttacatctTTATAAGCAGGATTCATTTCTTCCATGTTATTATGGATAGTCTGTCTCTTGTGGAATGGGAGAATGATTAGTGTCACCTGCTTTTCCTCAGCAATACTGCAGACATCCTCATGCATTGTGCCATAAGGAGATATAGCAGTCAATAGCTGAACAGATATATTTGCACTTTGATGCTCTAAGTTGTTAAACGCAGCAATTAATTGGTCTATTTGTCCGCCTACTTTACTGACGCTTTTTGAGCTAGCCCTGCTGGAGTCATGAACAATGAGGAGAGCGGTAGTATGTTTTTTCAGCTGCATGAGCTGAAGAGCAAAGACGCAAATTGGGGATCTTCTGGAGGCATGGGATATTTCCAGGAGTGCAGTAATTCCAGCAACAGTTTGTACTTCATGAATACAGGTAAGGATTCGGAGCTCAGCATCTGGTTTTAGGTCCTGTAACACCCTGTGCTGGCTTGGCAAGAACCTTTTAGTCCGTCTATAGAGGAAGTTCACAATTGGTGATGTTGCTATGCTCATGAAAAAAATGGTAAACAACATGATGGCAAATCCATCCTCATTCATTACAGTATGGTCACGCCCCAAGCTCATTGCCATGACAGctaccaggcctttggtgttcatCAGGACTCCAAGTGTAAATCCTTCACGCAACGACATTTTATACAAGTAAGAAACAGCAATAGTGCAAACAATCTTAGGTATGAAGGAAAAGAAGCTAACTAGAACCATCATAAGCACGTCCTCTTTGTTTAATCCCCCAAGATGAGTCCTCATTCCCAAACTAGCATAATA containing:
- the LOC104105076 gene encoding cation/H(+) antiporter 15-like, which translates into the protein MVNPNFLKTPDIPSYNVRGKPVAGVDKLCYMTDTVTDNGIWEEINPLDSKLPIFIFQLAIVLFVTRLCLLLLKPLRQPHFAAELLAGILVGSTAIASEFAREHIPALGAIFAASRIMMMETVGNLGLIYHVFLLGLEMDLRALTSVGPKALGIGIAGAIFPFVIGASLYIFIADYPESFRWGFLYWGVALSVTGLPVIAEIFAKLKLLHSEIGRIAMSSALVNDLSSWFLLVVSLSITSSYSSTFLSLFSAIVFIIFSIFVIRPALLWVIRRRTREGEEFSEAVVCAILAMVLVCGLVTDICGVSSMLGAFVFGLIIPPDFLGHRFVLMLQGFASDLLLPLYYASLGMRTHLGGLNKEDVLMMVLVSFFSFIPKIVCTIAVSYLYKMSLREGFTLGVLMNTKGLVAVMAMSLGRDHTVMNEDGFAIMLFTIFFMSIATSPIVNFLYRRTKRFLPSQHRVLQDLKPDAELRILTCIHEVQTVAGITALLEISHASRRSPICVFALQLMQLKKHTTALLIVHDSSRASSKSVSKVGGQIDQLIAAFNNLEHQSANISVQLLTAISPYGTMHEDVCSIAEEKQVTLIILPFHKRQTIHNNMEEMNPAYKDVNNNILANAPSTVGILVDRGFGTLLPTKKDEGISRSCRIAMIFIGGPDDREALTYALRMARHPKVSLTVLRFILDESRAIAGSTQNDDEDFSVIMGAEAEKQADDLLVNEFRHKVQNDGSVVYIEEMSSNGAETVKIIATLDQDFDLYVVGRGLGFFSPLKGGLDEWSDCPELGSIGDLLLTSDFSSTASIFVVQQHAWLNPGSSTQGNSIL